In Solanum stenotomum isolate F172 chromosome 6, ASM1918654v1, whole genome shotgun sequence, one DNA window encodes the following:
- the LOC125867857 gene encoding serine/threonine-protein phosphatase PP2A-2 catalytic subunit-like — translation MILFEKMPSRADVDRQIEQLMECKPLSSAEVKTLCEQAREILVDERNVQPVKCPVTVCGDIHGQFYDLIELFRIGGNAPDTNYLFMGDYVDRGYYSVETVSLLVALKVRYRDRITILRGNHESRQITQVYGFYDECLRKYGNANVWKYFTDLFDYLPLTALIESQIFCLHGGLSPSLDTLDNIRALDRIQEVPHEGPMCDLLWSDPDDRCGWGISPRGAGYTFGQDIASQFNHTNGLSLISRAHQLVMEGFNWCQEKNVVTVFSAPNYCYRCGNMAAILEISENMEHNFLQFDPAPRQIEPDTTRKTPDYFL, via the exons AtgattttgtttgaaaaaatgcCGTCGCGCGCGGATGTAGATCGGCAGATCGAGCAATTGATGGAGTGCAAGCCGTTATCGTCGGCGGAGGTGAAGACGTTGTGTGAACAAGCAAGGGAGATACTAGTGGATGAACGGAATGTGCAACCGGTGAAATGTCCGGTGACGGTGTGCGGTGATATCCACGGACAGTTTTACGATCTGATTGAGCTTTTTCGAATCGGCGGCAACGCTCCTGATACTAATTATCTCTTCATGGGAGATTATGTTG ACCGTGGATACTATTCTGTCGAGACTGTCTCACTATTGGTTGCTCTGAAGGTCCGTTATAGAGATAGAATCACAATTCTTAGGGGAAACCACGAAAGCCGACAGATCACTCAAGT GTATGGTTTTTATGATGAATGCTTGAGGAAGTATGGAAATGCTAATGTTTGGAAGTATTTCACTGATCTCTTTGATTATCTACCATTAACGGCACTCATAGAGAGTCAG ATATTCTGTTTGCATGGAGGACTCTCACCATCCCTTGATACACTTGATAACATCCGAGCACTGGACCGTATACAAGAG GTGCCACATGAAGGGCCGATGTGTGATCTCCTGTGGTCTGATCCAGATGATCGCTGTGGTTGGGGAATATCACCTCGGGGGGCTGGTTACACATTTGGACAGGATATAGCATCTCAGTTTAATCACACTAATGGTCTCTCACTGATTTCTAGAGCCCATCAGCTTGTCATGGAAGGTTTTAATTGGTGTCAG GAAAAGAATGTTGTAACGGTATTTAGTGCTCCAAACTATTGTTATCGTTGTGGTAATATGGCTGCAATCCTAGAAATAAGTGAAAACATGGAGCATAATTTCCTTCAGTTTGACCCTGCTCCACGACAGATTGAGCCTGATACTACAAGGAAGACTCCCGACTACTTCTTGTGA
- the LOC125867856 gene encoding serine/threonine-protein phosphatase PP2A-2 catalytic subunit-like: MILFEKMPSRADVDRQIEQLMECKPLSSAEVKTLCEQAREILVDERNVQPVKCPVTVCGDIHGQFYDLIELFRIGGNAPDTNYLFMGDYVDHGYYSVETVSLLVALKVRYRDRITILRGNHESRQITQVYGFYDECLRKYGNANVWKYFTDLFDYLPLTALIESQIFCLHGGLSPSLDTLDNIRALDRIQEVPHEGPMCDLLWSDPDDRCGWGISPRECGYTFGQDIASQFNHTNGLSLISRAHQLVMEGFNWCQDKNVVTVFSAPNYCYRCGNMAAILEISENMEQNFLQFEPAPRQIEPDTTRKTPDYYL; encoded by the exons AtgattttgtttgaaaaaatgcCGTCGCGCGCGGATGTAGATCGGCAGATCGAGCAATTGATGGAGTGCAAGCCGTTATCGTCGGCGGAGGTGAAGACGTTGTGTGAACAAGCAAGGGAGATACTAGTGGATGAACGGAATGTGCAACCGGTGAAATGTCCGGTGACGGTGTGCGGTGATATCCACGGACAGTTTTACGATCTGATTGAGCTTTTTCGAATCGGCGGCAACGCTCCTGATACTAATTATCTCTTCATGGGAGATTATGTTG ACCATGGATACTATTCTGTCGAGACTGTCTCACTATTGGTTGCTCTGAAGGTCCGTTATAGAGATAGAATCACAATTCTTAGGGGAAACCACGAAAGCCGACAGATCACTCAAGT GTATGGTTTTTATGATGAATGCTTGAGGAAGTACGGAAATGCTAATGTTTGGAAGTATTTCACCGATCTCTTTGATTATCTACCATTGACGGCACTCATAGAGAGTCAG ATATTCTGTTTGCATGGAGGACTCTCACCATCCCTTGATACACTCGATAACATCCGAGCACTGGACCGTATACAAGAG GTGCCACATGAAGGGCCGATGTGTGATCTCCTGTGGTCTGATCCAGATGATCGTTGTGGTTGGGGAATATCACCTCGGGAGTGTGGTTACACATTTGGACAGGATATAGCATCTCAGTTTAATCACACTAATGGTCTCTCACTGATTTCTAGAGCCCATCAGCTTGTCATGGAAGGTTTTAATTGGTGTCAG gataagaatgttgtAACGGTATTTAGTGCTCCAAACTATTGTTATCGTTGTGGTAATATGGCTGCAATCCTAGAAATAAGTGAAAACATGGAGCAGAATTTCCTTCAGTTTGAACCTGCTCCTCGACAGATTGAGCCTGATACTACAAGGAAGACTCCTGACTACTACTTGTGA